Proteins co-encoded in one Papaver somniferum cultivar HN1 chromosome 5, ASM357369v1, whole genome shotgun sequence genomic window:
- the LOC113283133 gene encoding TBC1 domain family member 15-like isoform X1, producing the protein MGCFEGGCMNPELGETDCFYEIRPEFVHEVPKTRFKPRVGKTLSMRKWNSAFTLDGHLDIAKVLNRIQRGGVHPSIKGVVWEFLLACYDPNSTFEERNQLRKHRRDQYSNWKAECKKMEPMIGSGRYITMPIISEDGKPVQYPSNNNCDSDSEHNGTVAVLNAFPTKLDVNVTEAAVEKKVIQWKLGLHQIGLDVHRTDRTLVFYESAANLAKLWDILAVYAWMDKDIGYCQGMSDLCSPMVILVENEADAFWCFERLMRRVRGNFKCTKNSVGVQSQLSTLAEVLRVVDPKLHQHIEDLDGGQYLFAFRMLMVLFRREFSVVDAMHLWEMMWAMEYNPNTFSAYEELYEDTTKCRLPKENDMQLKKYGKFERKNVKAGSEDSLSIFLVASVLEARNKRFLREAKGLDDIIKILNDINGDIDAKEACKEALNVQKKYLRQIKKL; encoded by the exons ATGGGTTGCTTTGAAGGGGGATGTATGAATCCAGAGCTAGGGGAAACTGATTGTTTCTATGAAATTAGACCTGAATTCGTACATGAGGTTCCAAAGACCCGATTTAAACCCAGG GTTGGGAAAACACTTAGTATGAGAAAATGGAATTCTGCATTTACTCTTGATGGTCATTTGGATATAGCTAAAGTACTTAATCGAATCCAACGCGGG GGTGTTCATCCATCAATCAAAGGCGTGGTTTGGGAGTTCTTATTGGCTTGCTATGATCCTAACAGTACCTTTGAAGAACGGAATCAGCTGAGAAAACATAGGAG AGATCAGTATTCGAATTGGAAGGCTGAGTGCAAAAAGATGGAGCCAATGATTGGTAGTGGAAGGTATATCACAATGCCCATCATCAGTGAAGATGGGAAACCAGTCCAGTATCCTTCTAATAACAATTGTGATTCAGATTCAGAACATAATGGAACTGTTGCTGTTCTCAATGCCTTCCCCACAAAGCTTGACGTGAATGTTACTGAAGCTGCTGtagaaaagaaagtgattcagtggAAACTTGGCTTGCATCAAATTG GTTTGGACGTTCATCGCACAGATAGAACACTTGTATTTTATGAAAGTGCAGCTAATCTGGCGAAGCTTTGGGATATTCTCGCAGTGTATGCCTGGATGGACAAGGACATTGGATATTGTCAAG GAATGAGTGATCTTTGCTCTCCAATGGTAATTCTAGTCGAAAATGAAGCTGATGCATTTTGGTGCTTTGAACGCTTAATGCGCAGGGTG CGAGGAAATTTTAAGTGCACAAAAAATTCAGTTGGGGTTCAGTCACAACTCAGCACACTAGCAGAAGTACTGAGAGTTGTTGATCCAAAGCTTCATCAACATATAG AGGATCTAGATGGAGGCCAGTATCTATTTGCATTCCGGATGTTGATGGTACTTTTCCGTAGAGAATTCTCAGTTGTGGATGCCATGCACCTTTGGGAG ATGATGTGGGCCATGGAATACAACCCAAACACGTTCTCTGCTTATGAGGAGTTGTATGAAGATACAACTAAGTGCAGACTGCCGAAGGAAAATGATATGCAGCTGAAGAAGTATGGAAAATTTGAGAGGAAAAATGTGAAGGCTGGATCAGAAGATTCACTATCTATCTTCCTTGTTGCAAGTGTTCTTGAGGCCAGGAATAAGCGGTTTCTGAGGGAGGCCAAGGGTTTGGATGATATTATTAAG ATCTTGAATGATATAAATGGAGACATAGATGCCAAGGAAGCTTGTAAGGAGGCCCTGAATGTTCAAAAGAAATACTTGAGACAG ATCAAAAAATTGTAA
- the LOC113283133 gene encoding TBC1 domain family member 15-like isoform X2: MEPMIGSGRYITMPIISEDGKPVQYPSNNNCDSDSEHNGTVAVLNAFPTKLDVNVTEAAVEKKVIQWKLGLHQIGLDVHRTDRTLVFYESAANLAKLWDILAVYAWMDKDIGYCQGMSDLCSPMVILVENEADAFWCFERLMRRVRGNFKCTKNSVGVQSQLSTLAEVLRVVDPKLHQHIEDLDGGQYLFAFRMLMVLFRREFSVVDAMHLWEMMWAMEYNPNTFSAYEELYEDTTKCRLPKENDMQLKKYGKFERKNVKAGSEDSLSIFLVASVLEARNKRFLREAKGLDDIIKILNDINGDIDAKEACKEALNVQKKYLRQIKKL, from the exons ATGGAGCCAATGATTGGTAGTGGAAGGTATATCACAATGCCCATCATCAGTGAAGATGGGAAACCAGTCCAGTATCCTTCTAATAACAATTGTGATTCAGATTCAGAACATAATGGAACTGTTGCTGTTCTCAATGCCTTCCCCACAAAGCTTGACGTGAATGTTACTGAAGCTGCTGtagaaaagaaagtgattcagtggAAACTTGGCTTGCATCAAATTG GTTTGGACGTTCATCGCACAGATAGAACACTTGTATTTTATGAAAGTGCAGCTAATCTGGCGAAGCTTTGGGATATTCTCGCAGTGTATGCCTGGATGGACAAGGACATTGGATATTGTCAAG GAATGAGTGATCTTTGCTCTCCAATGGTAATTCTAGTCGAAAATGAAGCTGATGCATTTTGGTGCTTTGAACGCTTAATGCGCAGGGTG CGAGGAAATTTTAAGTGCACAAAAAATTCAGTTGGGGTTCAGTCACAACTCAGCACACTAGCAGAAGTACTGAGAGTTGTTGATCCAAAGCTTCATCAACATATAG AGGATCTAGATGGAGGCCAGTATCTATTTGCATTCCGGATGTTGATGGTACTTTTCCGTAGAGAATTCTCAGTTGTGGATGCCATGCACCTTTGGGAG ATGATGTGGGCCATGGAATACAACCCAAACACGTTCTCTGCTTATGAGGAGTTGTATGAAGATACAACTAAGTGCAGACTGCCGAAGGAAAATGATATGCAGCTGAAGAAGTATGGAAAATTTGAGAGGAAAAATGTGAAGGCTGGATCAGAAGATTCACTATCTATCTTCCTTGTTGCAAGTGTTCTTGAGGCCAGGAATAAGCGGTTTCTGAGGGAGGCCAAGGGTTTGGATGATATTATTAAG ATCTTGAATGATATAAATGGAGACATAGATGCCAAGGAAGCTTGTAAGGAGGCCCTGAATGTTCAAAAGAAATACTTGAGACAG ATCAAAAAATTGTAA